A region of Litoribacterium kuwaitense DNA encodes the following proteins:
- a CDS encoding serine hydrolase domain-containing protein has protein sequence MKLKNITIEERMKHDNVPDLSIPLIEHGQISCTENYGLLEVGSNKKVNKDSMFSACSISKFLTAMLVMKLTEQGLLELDEDVNTRLMSWKVPENDLTKSKRVTLRNLLSHQSGIIDPENSFVELNFVTRIPSMVELLAGKTFYSEHSIEVRYEPEGEFHYSDAGFCLIQQLIEDVTEKPFHRVMHELIFEPLNMSHSKLNTTMLELDKKVSACGHDKNGKLVDGKYPIYPYPASSGLWTTSLDLARLVLELINVVKGKSNIGISTSLAKEMITSQRGKNWTGLGVFLEGSAKQLEMTSLGWGIGFQCMAVAFPYLEKGAVIMTNAELGVHQMEGVIGEIYQSLMS, from the coding sequence ATAAAATTAAAAAATATAACTATTGAAGAAAGAATGAAGCATGACAATGTGCCAGATTTAAGCATTCCATTAATTGAACATGGTCAAATTAGTTGCACGGAAAATTACGGCTTGCTTGAGGTAGGAAGCAATAAGAAGGTAAACAAAGATTCTATGTTTAGCGCGTGTTCAATTAGCAAATTTTTAACAGCAATGCTTGTCATGAAACTAACGGAGCAAGGACTTCTTGAATTAGATGAGGATGTAAACACAAGGCTTATGTCGTGGAAGGTACCTGAAAATGATTTAACTAAGAGTAAAAGAGTTACGTTGCGAAATTTGCTTAGTCATCAATCTGGAATTATTGATCCAGAAAATAGTTTTGTTGAGCTTAATTTCGTTACAAGGATCCCTTCAATGGTCGAATTATTAGCAGGAAAAACTTTTTATTCGGAACATTCGATCGAAGTAAGATATGAACCAGAAGGTGAGTTTCACTATTCTGACGCAGGTTTTTGTTTGATCCAGCAACTCATAGAAGATGTAACTGAAAAGCCGTTTCATCGGGTGATGCACGAACTCATTTTTGAACCATTAAATATGAGTCATAGTAAACTAAACACAACAATGCTTGAACTGGATAAAAAAGTTTCTGCTTGTGGTCATGACAAGAACGGGAAATTGGTGGATGGAAAATATCCTATATATCCCTATCCAGCTTCTTCAGGACTATGGACAACCTCTTTAGATCTAGCCAGATTAGTCCTTGAATTAATAAATGTTGTTAAAGGAAAAAGTAATATCGGTATTTCAACAAGTTTAGCTAAAGAAATGATCACCTCACAAAGAGGTAAAAATTGGACAGGATTAGGTGTGTTTCTAGAAGGGTCTGCAAAACAACTTGAAATGACATCACTCGGTTGGGGAATAGGATTTCAATGTATGGCGGTGGCGTTTCCATATTTAGAAAAAGGTGCAGTCATCATGACAAATGCAGAATTAGGTGTTCATCAAATGGAAGGGGTTATCGGAGAAATATATCAATCTCTGATGTCCTAA
- a CDS encoding FAD-dependent oxidoreductase — MGKKIVVIGGVAGGASAAARARRIDEHADIVMFEKGPHVSFSNCALPFHLSGIVENSDDLVLMSPQQFKKQYNIEARVNSEVIAINRDRKTVTIKDHAADQTYEEAYDQLVLSPGANPVIPRVEGVDRPNVFTLRNVVDIAKIDAFVKRDEVKNVAVIGGGFIGIEVAENLRMAGLNVSLVEFSNQIMAPFDYDMAQILHKEMHDQGVNLILSDGLAKVDEGYIQLQSGRRVEAEAVVLAIGVKPETTLATQAGLDLGETGGIKVDHNYLTSDSHIYAVGDAIEVYHRLTHQPTRLALAGPAQRQARAAANHMYQIPHRHTGVIGSSCIHVFNLNAASTGLNEKDAKKAGIQYDFVYVLPNDKVGLMPESNPLHFKLIYEYPTGKILGAQAIGKGNVDKRVDIIATMITMGGTLEDLKELELCYSPMFGTAKDVVNLAASVSLNILNGAFKQVPVTKVRELVENNAFIMDAREKHEYEAGHLTNAVNIPLSEFRERLDEIPHDQPVYVHCRSAQRSYNAVMALQHLGYTNVYNISGSYLGICLYEYFNDQITGRDRIVTAYNFK, encoded by the coding sequence ATGGGTAAAAAAATCGTTGTCATTGGCGGCGTTGCTGGCGGAGCTTCCGCAGCAGCAAGGGCAAGAAGAATTGATGAGCATGCGGACATTGTCATGTTTGAAAAAGGACCACATGTCTCTTTTTCAAACTGTGCATTACCCTTTCATTTGAGTGGTATCGTAGAAAATAGCGACGACCTTGTGCTGATGAGCCCACAGCAATTTAAAAAGCAATATAACATCGAAGCCCGTGTCAATAGTGAAGTCATTGCGATCAATCGAGACCGAAAGACCGTCACCATAAAAGACCACGCGGCTGATCAAACGTATGAAGAGGCTTATGATCAGCTCGTATTATCCCCAGGCGCAAATCCTGTGATTCCACGAGTCGAAGGCGTTGATCGTCCAAATGTATTTACCTTACGTAATGTCGTCGACATCGCGAAAATTGATGCATTTGTCAAACGAGATGAAGTTAAAAATGTAGCCGTCATCGGTGGTGGATTTATCGGCATCGAAGTGGCAGAAAACCTTCGGATGGCGGGTTTAAATGTCTCTTTAGTTGAATTTAGCAATCAGATCATGGCACCCTTTGACTATGATATGGCGCAAATCCTGCATAAAGAAATGCATGATCAAGGCGTCAACCTCATCTTAAGTGACGGCTTAGCTAAAGTGGATGAAGGATACATCCAATTACAGTCTGGTCGCCGCGTTGAAGCTGAAGCTGTTGTATTAGCGATTGGCGTAAAACCAGAAACAACATTAGCTACGCAAGCTGGTCTTGACCTTGGGGAAACAGGCGGGATTAAAGTAGATCATAATTACCTTACTTCCGATTCACATATCTATGCCGTTGGTGACGCAATCGAGGTATATCACCGCTTAACACATCAACCAACCAGACTTGCACTTGCTGGACCTGCACAACGTCAAGCTAGAGCTGCCGCAAACCATATGTACCAAATCCCGCATCGCCATACAGGTGTCATCGGTTCATCTTGTATTCATGTGTTCAACCTTAACGCGGCGTCTACAGGCTTGAATGAAAAAGATGCCAAAAAAGCTGGCATTCAATATGACTTTGTTTATGTCCTTCCAAATGACAAAGTTGGGTTAATGCCTGAAAGCAATCCATTGCACTTTAAATTAATTTATGAATACCCTACTGGGAAAATCTTAGGTGCACAAGCCATCGGCAAAGGCAATGTCGACAAGCGTGTTGATATTATTGCAACGATGATTACAATGGGTGGTACTTTGGAAGACTTAAAAGAACTAGAATTATGTTATTCACCAATGTTTGGTACAGCAAAAGACGTCGTTAACCTTGCTGCATCGGTCTCCTTAAACATTTTAAATGGCGCATTTAAGCAGGTGCCTGTGACTAAAGTTCGTGAGTTGGTTGAAAACAATGCATTTATTATGGATGCCCGTGAAAAACATGAATATGAAGCAGGACATTTAACGAATGCAGTCAATATTCCATTAAGTGAATTCCGAGAGAGACTGGATGAAATCCCTCATGATCAGCCTGTATACGTCCACTGTCGTTCTGCACAACGCAGTTACAACGCGGTGATGGCATTACAACACTTAGGCTATACAAATGTATACAATATTTCCGGATCATATTTAGGCATTTGCTTATATGAATACTTCAATGATCAAATCACAGGTAGAGACAGAATTGTAACAGCATACAATTTTAAATAA
- a CDS encoding GNAT family N-acetyltransferase: MIVKLAKEQYDKIKNLLVSPQEKNENVLNAVINGMNRGVVYVDRIEEPRTAIVYAVGLEYDLLGDPDNESFNSHLGDFISTQLKQESLELCGGTWFYGTIFNKKWEKTLKDVVDRRRYYVGNRVYFELNTIRFNKVLQQPQDVLDKELSIVKITTELINANEDLREELTEYWSSAESFTRFGLGYAILKNDKLISACYSCCVNGDRHEIYIATFDEKVRNHGLATILGQQYIKECLKRGGSVYWTTDESNEPSKRVAEKLGFEYSHQLMSFEFEF, from the coding sequence ATGATTGTTAAACTTGCAAAAGAACAGTATGACAAAATCAAAAACCTGTTAGTTAGTCCGCAAGAAAAAAATGAGAATGTACTAAATGCGGTGATTAACGGCATGAATCGAGGGGTCGTCTATGTTGATCGGATCGAGGAGCCTCGGACGGCGATCGTCTATGCGGTAGGCTTGGAATACGATCTGCTTGGTGATCCAGATAACGAATCGTTTAACAGCCACCTAGGTGATTTCATTTCCACACAATTAAAGCAAGAAAGTTTGGAATTATGTGGAGGGACATGGTTTTATGGCACAATATTTAATAAAAAATGGGAGAAAACATTGAAAGATGTGGTAGATCGGCGTAGGTATTATGTGGGTAATCGTGTCTATTTTGAATTGAATACTATTCGGTTTAATAAAGTGTTGCAACAGCCTCAGGATGTACTTGATAAAGAGTTGTCCATAGTAAAAATCACTACGGAATTAATTAATGCTAACGAGGATTTAAGAGAAGAGTTAACCGAATATTGGTCTTCGGCAGAATCTTTCACTCGATTTGGATTAGGATATGCTATCTTAAAAAATGATAAGCTGATCAGTGCGTGTTACTCATGTTGTGTGAATGGAGACCGTCATGAAATTTATATAGCAACTTTTGATGAAAAAGTACGAAATCATGGTTTGGCAACGATATTGGGACAACAATACATAAAGGAATGTTTGAAAAGGGGGGGTAGTGTGTATTGGACAACAGATGAATCGAATGAGCCATCCAAAAGAGTGGCGGAAAAATTAGGATTCGAATATTCGCATCAATTAATGTCGTTTGAATTTGAGTTTTAA
- a CDS encoding ABC transporter transmembrane domain-containing protein: MGSELTKTHGDPAIRWLIRHMIRYPFLFSFFIVTSICSIVLASLSTIYLGKVFDSLTNQAYSEELMDHIAVFSIFLVGAGIFQWLSSFVNLQLRLKVEKDIRNEIYQGLLNQSQAFYSSARNGELMSLATNELRNMSVMFQPGLNMSLRSVLFYIVPH, encoded by the coding sequence ATGGGTTCTGAACTAACGAAAACACATGGGGATCCTGCGATCCGATGGCTAATTAGACATATGATCCGTTATCCATTTCTCTTTTCATTTTTCATTGTGACATCAATATGTTCAATTGTCTTGGCTAGTCTTTCCACCATTTATTTAGGAAAAGTGTTTGATAGTTTAACAAATCAAGCATACTCGGAAGAACTAATGGATCATATAGCAGTTTTTTCAATATTTCTTGTCGGTGCTGGCATATTTCAATGGTTGTCATCGTTCGTGAACTTACAACTGCGTCTCAAGGTAGAAAAAGACATCCGAAATGAAATTTACCAAGGCTTGCTTAATCAAAGTCAAGCATTTTATAGTTCAGCGAGAAATGGTGAGTTAATGTCCCTTGCGACGAATGAGCTAAGAAACATGTCTGTGATGTTTCAGCCAGGATTGAATATGTCACTACGTAGTGTATTATTTTACATTGTTCCTCACTAG
- a CDS encoding GNAT family N-acetyltransferase yields the protein MSNKRNFPQLETKRLRLRELNFEDSLFIFKLFSDKEVCKYLYDEEIYTDMEDAQGFIEWYSNPEENLRNRWGIERKVDRALLGTCGFDSWDRYNHIAEIGYDLWHEYWGHGYMTETLECAIEGGFNHMNLNRIQAFVALENEKSAKLLEKLGFMNEGIFREKHLFRGLYYDHYCYSLLKREWV from the coding sequence ATGAGCAATAAGAGGAATTTTCCACAGCTAGAGACGAAAAGATTGCGGTTGAGAGAGTTGAATTTTGAAGATTCGCTATTTATTTTCAAATTATTCAGTGATAAAGAAGTGTGCAAGTACTTATATGATGAAGAAATCTACACAGATATGGAGGATGCACAAGGCTTCATTGAATGGTATTCCAATCCTGAAGAAAATTTACGCAATAGATGGGGGATTGAGAGAAAAGTAGATCGAGCCTTATTGGGAACCTGTGGGTTTGATTCGTGGGATCGCTATAATCATATCGCAGAAATCGGGTATGATTTATGGCACGAATACTGGGGACATGGCTATATGACGGAGACATTGGAATGTGCGATTGAAGGCGGATTTAATCATATGAACTTGAACCGAATTCAAGCCTTTGTTGCCTTGGAAAATGAAAAATCTGCAAAACTTCTAGAGAAATTAGGATTCATGAATGAAGGGATATTCAGAGAGAAGCATCTCTTCAGAGGGCTTTATTATGATCATTATTGTTATTCATTGTTAAAGAGAGAATGGGTATAA